A genome region from Lactobacillus sp. ESL0791 includes the following:
- a CDS encoding Fur family transcriptional regulator yields the protein MSEDEAKKLLHDYHLKITKPRLRILLYLMTHHNHPTAEMIYHDIAKNKTTYRATIYNTLKTLVNVGIIIEIKNGDNSSHYDYFIKPHFHIICTNCGKIADVYYPNFNSLEEKMRTEAEKQTGFVTSTSHLEIYGLCPDCQKFNKKNKG from the coding sequence ATTTCTGAAGACGAAGCAAAAAAGCTTTTACACGACTATCACTTAAAGATAACCAAACCGCGCCTGCGCATTCTGCTCTACCTAATGACACATCACAATCATCCTACAGCAGAAATGATCTACCATGATATTGCCAAAAATAAAACTACTTATAGGGCAACTATTTATAACACACTAAAGACCCTTGTCAACGTGGGAATAATTATTGAGATCAAAAATGGGGATAATTCATCACATTATGATTACTTCATCAAGCCGCACTTTCACATTATCTGCACCAATTGCGGCAAAATTGCCGACGTTTATTATCCCAACTTTAATTCATTAGAAGAAAAAATGCGCACTGAGGCAGAAAAACAGACAGGTTTTGTGACGTCAACCAGTCATTTAGAAATCTATGGTCTCTGTCCCGACTGCCAGAAATTTAATAAAAAAAATAAGGGCTGA
- a CDS encoding SH3-like domain-containing protein translates to MKKNKVTIIVILMFLAAGLAADFTVKETQARSYGKAVTKIAGGGNYGIYHKVSRKGPSGRFTTTRYFRHSQIQSKKYLATKQGNYWDIIIDGREVGWVNQNFFVRSKIAVAPEVSLVNNSGDNFNTRDAINYATDSQGTAVDASKVRVSKATVSAGTPGSTTIRYRYGKAKASSQVTVRASKNEGIVQANQIPKTGPKAVATWKGSSKSSSHNWNAAHNYQFETKANTFRANGLTLRTKLFQPRFFSLDYNLAADRMGQVGVIPEGITVHDKTFTVSLFSSNSSLNGHLVSYNLNRIGKFQAQNIPNMKWSTFVKCASNVKVSPYIKLGHGQSLGSSGKYIYVMANNNKNKNSGASEEIMRVRKSDLQVNKIWTFRIANGDSPRYIHNATFVGDNTMYCLFHNASRGSYEYWKVTRSGNTWTPVEVGATGSDFISNGSPVQGFTYDSNSDQFYIAFNDYIFKVAKDGTYQKTYRLHAKREIEGLSVANSKLYVEFAQRSELTQGKIN, encoded by the coding sequence ATGAAGAAGAATAAAGTAACAATTATTGTAATATTAATGTTTTTAGCTGCCGGATTGGCAGCTGATTTTACGGTTAAAGAAACGCAGGCCAGAAGCTATGGCAAGGCGGTTACTAAGATTGCCGGAGGAGGCAATTACGGTATCTACCACAAAGTTTCTAGAAAAGGTCCGAGCGGCCGTTTTACGACGACAAGATATTTTCGGCACAGTCAAATTCAATCCAAAAAATATCTCGCAACCAAGCAGGGCAATTACTGGGATATTATTATCGACGGCCGGGAAGTTGGTTGGGTTAACCAAAATTTTTTTGTTAGGAGCAAAATTGCAGTAGCTCCAGAGGTGAGTCTGGTTAACAACAGCGGTGACAATTTTAATACAAGGGATGCAATCAATTATGCAACCGATAGTCAGGGTACGGCAGTTGACGCAAGCAAGGTGCGGGTGTCAAAGGCAACAGTTAGTGCCGGTACTCCTGGCTCGACAACTATTCGCTACCGCTATGGCAAGGCTAAAGCTAGCAGCCAGGTTACTGTTCGTGCAAGCAAGAATGAGGGAATTGTTCAGGCAAATCAAATACCTAAAACGGGTCCCAAAGCGGTTGCCACTTGGAAAGGCAGTTCTAAGTCTTCCTCTCACAACTGGAATGCTGCCCATAACTATCAGTTTGAAACAAAGGCTAACACTTTTCGGGCAAATGGCTTAACCCTGCGGACCAAACTGTTTCAACCGCGCTTTTTTAGTTTAGACTATAATTTGGCGGCTGACCGGATGGGTCAGGTCGGTGTGATTCCAGAGGGAATTACGGTTCACGATAAGACTTTTACGGTCTCTCTTTTTAGCAGCAACAGCAGTTTGAATGGGCACCTGGTTTCTTATAATCTGAATCGGATTGGCAAGTTCCAGGCCCAGAATATCCCGAATATGAAGTGGTCAACTTTTGTTAAGTGCGCAAGCAATGTCAAAGTTAGCCCGTACATTAAATTGGGACACGGTCAATCACTGGGATCTTCGGGTAAGTATATCTATGTCATGGCCAACAACAACAAGAATAAAAATTCGGGTGCTTCCGAAGAAATTATGCGGGTTCGCAAATCAGACTTGCAAGTGAATAAAATTTGGACCTTCAGAATTGCTAACGGTGATTCACCGCGGTACATTCACAATGCAACCTTTGTGGGCGATAACACTATGTACTGCCTCTTTCATAATGCCAGTCGCGGCAGTTATGAGTACTGGAAGGTCACGAGAAGCGGAAATACCTGGACACCGGTTGAAGTAGGAGCTACGGGCAGTGACTTTATCAGCAATGGCTCGCCGGTTCAAGGCTTTACTTATGATTCAAATAGCGATCAGTTCTATATCGCTTTTAATGATTATATTTTTAAAGTTGCTAAAGACGGTACTTATCAAAAGACCTATCGCCTGCATGCAAAACGGGAAATTGAAGGTTTATCAGTTGCTAATTCCAAGCTGTACGTTGAATTCGCACAGCGCAGTGAATTAACACAAGGCAAAATTAATTAA
- a CDS encoding sugar-binding transcriptional regulator produces the protein MNSDFSVLESLVPDTLKVFRQRYLVLEQISLNAPIGRRNVAQSLGLSERNVRTETEYLRKLGLIEIKSFGMFMTEKGKKVLEDAVPLVNRLFNEGNAEIKLAQKLGIERTIIVPGNGDLQDRVYEEMGEKLSSALNLLLPLGHSIITVLGGVALAKSARYLSENLDNNRQLEFVPGRGALGENVAIQSNTIVQEMAARTHGSYKTLYLPEQVSTASYRSLIREPVIADLLQDISRSDAVIHGIGLAHDMARRRGYDSMRLSELRDKKVVTECFGCFFDGNGQIVDRITQVGLQFESLDKIPHIFAFACGSRKAEAIEAYMPNAPHQTWLITDEGASNKILKGK, from the coding sequence ATGAATTCGGACTTTTCCGTTCTCGAGTCTCTGGTTCCTGATACCTTAAAAGTTTTTCGGCAGAGATACCTTGTTCTTGAGCAAATTTCATTGAATGCGCCTATTGGGCGGAGAAATGTCGCTCAGAGTTTAGGACTTTCGGAGCGAAATGTACGAACAGAAACTGAGTATTTACGCAAGCTTGGTCTGATCGAAATCAAAAGTTTCGGAATGTTTATGACAGAAAAGGGCAAAAAGGTGTTGGAAGACGCAGTTCCGCTTGTAAATCGCTTGTTCAATGAAGGCAATGCCGAAATAAAGCTTGCACAAAAATTGGGAATTGAACGGACAATTATTGTTCCGGGCAACGGTGATTTACAAGATCGGGTGTATGAGGAAATGGGTGAAAAATTGAGTTCGGCCCTGAACCTCTTATTGCCCCTTGGACATTCTATTATCACGGTTTTGGGTGGCGTTGCCCTGGCCAAATCGGCTAGGTACTTGTCTGAAAATCTGGATAATAATCGCCAATTGGAATTTGTCCCTGGGCGCGGTGCCTTAGGCGAAAATGTTGCGATTCAAAGTAATACAATTGTCCAAGAGATGGCGGCCAGAACTCACGGCAGTTATAAAACTTTATATTTGCCGGAGCAGGTTTCAACAGCCTCATATCGTTCACTGATTCGTGAACCGGTAATTGCGGATTTGCTGCAAGACATTTCTCGCAGCGATGCTGTGATTCATGGCATCGGTTTGGCACATGACATGGCGCGCCGCCGTGGTTATGACTCTATGCGGCTGTCGGAATTGCGTGATAAAAAAGTTGTCACCGAATGTTTTGGGTGTTTCTTCGATGGCAATGGCCAAATTGTTGACCGCATCACACAGGTGGGGTTACAGTTTGAAAGCCTTGATAAAATACCCCATATATTTGCTTTTGCTTGCGGCAGCCGGAAGGCTGAAGCAATAGAAGCATATATGCCTAATGCTCCTCATCAGACATGGCTCATTACCGATGAGGGTGCTTCAAATAAGATTTTAAAGGGAAAATAA
- the gap gene encoding type I glyceraldehyde-3-phosphate dehydrogenase, whose amino-acid sequence MTVKIGINGFGRIGRLAFRRIMDLGEKSKDIEVVAINDLTTPALLAHLLKYDSTHGTFNHEVSATEDSIVVDGKKYRVYAEPQAQNIPWVKNDGVDFVLECTGFYTSKAKSQAHLDAGAKRVLISAPAGNDLKTIVYSVNDDTLTASDKIVSAGSCTTNSLAPMVDALQKEFGIKVATMTTIHAYTSTQMILDGPVRGGNLRAARAAAINIIPHSTGAAKAIGLVVPELNGKVNGHAQRVPVPDGSLTELVSILDKKVTADEVNEAVKKYESPSFAYNDDEIVSSDIIGMTAGAIYDPTQTMVTTAGDSQLVKTVSWYDNEYSFTCQMIRTLLKFATL is encoded by the coding sequence ATGACAGTTAAAATTGGTATTAATGGTTTTGGCCGGATTGGCCGTTTGGCATTCCGCCGCATTATGGATTTAGGTGAGAAGAGTAAGGATATTGAAGTTGTTGCGATTAACGACTTGACTACCCCAGCACTTTTGGCACATCTGCTTAAGTATGACTCAACTCACGGCACTTTTAACCACGAAGTTTCAGCTACTGAAGATTCAATCGTTGTTGATGGTAAGAAATACCGTGTATACGCTGAACCACAAGCACAAAATATTCCTTGGGTTAAAAATGATGGTGTTGACTTTGTTCTTGAATGTACTGGCTTCTACACAAGCAAAGCTAAGTCACAAGCTCACCTTGACGCTGGTGCCAAGAGAGTCTTGATTTCCGCACCTGCTGGTAATGACTTGAAGACAATCGTTTACTCAGTAAACGATGACACTTTGACTGCAAGCGACAAGATCGTTTCTGCTGGTTCATGTACTACTAACTCATTGGCACCAATGGTTGACGCTTTGCAAAAAGAGTTTGGCATCAAGGTAGCTACGATGACTACGATCCATGCTTACACTTCAACCCAAATGATTTTGGATGGACCTGTTCGTGGTGGTAACCTGCGCGCTGCTCGTGCTGCCGCAATTAACATTATCCCGCACTCAACTGGTGCTGCTAAGGCTATTGGTCTGGTTGTTCCTGAATTGAACGGTAAAGTTAACGGCCACGCACAACGTGTTCCAGTTCCAGATGGTTCATTGACTGAATTAGTTTCAATCTTGGACAAGAAAGTTACTGCTGATGAAGTTAACGAAGCAGTTAAGAAATATGAAAGCCCATCATTTGCATATAACGATGACGAAATCGTTTCAAGTGATATCATTGGGATGACTGCTGGTGCCATTTATGACCCAACGCAAACGATGGTAACTACTGCAGGTGACAGCCAATTAGTTAAGACTGTTTCTTGGTATGACAATGAATACTCATTCACTTGCCAAATGATTCGTACTTTGTTGAAATTTGCTACCCTTTAA
- the pgk gene encoding phosphoglycerate kinase, whose translation MAKLIVSDLDVKGKKVLVRVDFNVPIKDGVISDDNRIVAALPTIKYIIEHGGKAILLSHLGRVKSDDDKKKLSLKPVAERLSELLKKPVTFVPENEGKEVEDAINKMQDGDVIVLENTRFQDIDNDFGKRESKNDPTLGEYWASLGDMYVNDAFGTAHRSHASNVGIAEAMKKAGKPAAAGYLMEKEIKFLGDAVANPVHPFVTILGGAKVSDKIDVITNLIPKSDHILIGGGMAYTFLAAQGHKIGKSLFEPDKVDLAKKLLKDAAGKIVLPVDNIAASSFDNDAKRETVGDDIPDDMMGLDIGPKTVAKFKEILKDAKTVVWNGPMGAFEMPNFANGTLEVGKALADLKDATTIIGGGDSTAAAKQLGIAPKITHISTGGGASLQYLEGKTLPGIACISEK comes from the coding sequence ATGGCTAAATTAATCGTTTCTGACCTTGATGTTAAGGGTAAAAAAGTCTTAGTTCGGGTTGACTTCAATGTTCCGATTAAGGACGGCGTAATTAGCGACGACAACAGAATAGTTGCGGCACTGCCTACTATCAAATATATTATTGAACATGGCGGCAAGGCAATTTTGCTTAGTCACTTGGGCCGGGTTAAGTCGGATGATGACAAGAAAAAATTGTCGCTCAAGCCAGTTGCTGAACGTTTAAGCGAACTTTTGAAGAAGCCTGTAACTTTCGTGCCTGAAAATGAAGGCAAGGAAGTTGAAGACGCAATTAACAAGATGCAGGACGGCGATGTGATTGTTCTTGAAAACACCCGTTTCCAGGATATTGACAATGATTTCGGCAAACGTGAATCCAAGAACGACCCAACTCTTGGTGAATACTGGGCAAGCCTGGGTGACATGTATGTCAACGATGCCTTTGGTACTGCTCACAGAAGTCACGCATCCAATGTTGGAATTGCCGAAGCAATGAAGAAGGCCGGCAAGCCTGCTGCAGCTGGCTACCTGATGGAAAAGGAAATCAAGTTCTTAGGTGATGCTGTTGCTAACCCTGTTCACCCATTTGTTACGATCTTGGGCGGGGCCAAGGTTTCCGACAAAATCGATGTTATTACCAACCTGATTCCTAAGTCTGATCATATCTTGATCGGCGGCGGGATGGCTTACACCTTCTTGGCTGCTCAGGGCCATAAGATTGGAAAGTCTCTGTTTGAACCAGACAAGGTTGACCTCGCTAAAAAGCTGCTGAAGGATGCAGCCGGCAAAATTGTTTTGCCGGTTGATAACATTGCTGCAAGCAGCTTTGATAATGATGCTAAGCGCGAAACCGTTGGCGATGATATTCCTGATGATATGATGGGGCTTGATATTGGACCGAAGACGGTTGCCAAGTTCAAGGAAATCTTGAAGGATGCCAAGACGGTTGTTTGGAATGGCCCAATGGGTGCTTTCGAAATGCCTAATTTTGCTAACGGAACACTAGAAGTCGGTAAAGCCTTGGCTGACCTTAAGGATGCAACTACCATTATCGGCGGTGGGGACTCAACTGCTGCTGCCAAACAATTGGGAATTGCACCAAAGATTACTCATATTTCGACGGGCGGCGGTGCTTCACTGCAATACCTTGAAGGTAAGACATTGCCAGGTATCGCCTGCATTTCAGAAAAATAA
- the tpiA gene encoding triose-phosphate isomerase, with protein sequence MRTPIIAGNWKLHMNPAQTTEFVEAVKGKLPESSKVEALICAPAVDLDALKKAAAGSNLKVGAENAYFEDEGAFTGETSPKVLKEMGMDYCVIGHSERRGYFHETDEDVNKKAKALLANGVTPIICCGESLEKREANEQEEWVVGQIKAALAGLSADQVSKLVIAYEPIWAIGTGKTASSDQAEEMCKTIRDTVKDLYNEETAANVRIQYGGSVNPGNVKELMAKPDIDGGLVGGASLKPDSFLALVNYQD encoded by the coding sequence ATGCGTACACCAATTATTGCTGGCAATTGGAAATTACATATGAATCCCGCGCAGACAACTGAATTTGTTGAAGCTGTAAAGGGCAAGCTGCCAGAATCAAGTAAAGTTGAGGCATTGATCTGTGCTCCTGCAGTTGATCTTGATGCTTTGAAAAAAGCTGCTGCTGGTTCAAACTTAAAAGTCGGTGCGGAAAATGCCTACTTTGAAGATGAAGGTGCCTTTACTGGCGAGACTTCACCTAAAGTTTTGAAGGAAATGGGCATGGATTACTGTGTCATCGGTCACTCCGAGCGGCGCGGCTATTTCCACGAAACCGATGAAGACGTTAATAAGAAGGCTAAGGCATTGCTTGCTAATGGCGTTACCCCGATCATCTGCTGCGGCGAATCACTTGAGAAGCGTGAAGCTAACGAGCAAGAAGAATGGGTTGTTGGTCAAATCAAGGCAGCTTTAGCCGGCTTGAGCGCCGATCAAGTATCTAAGCTTGTGATTGCTTATGAGCCAATCTGGGCAATCGGAACGGGTAAGACTGCCTCTTCTGATCAGGCTGAAGAAATGTGCAAGACGATTCGTGACACTGTCAAGGATTTGTACAATGAAGAAACGGCTGCTAACGTCCGTATCCAATATGGTGGCTCGGTTAATCCGGGTAACGTTAAGGAATTAATGGCTAAGCCTGATATTGATGGTGGCTTGGTTGGCGGTGCCAGCCTTAAGCCGGATTCATTCTTGGCTTTGGTTAATTACCAAGATTAA
- the pnuC gene encoding nicotinamide riboside transporter PnuC: MEKVSRAQIMGKGLAKVFNPVELFGAIFKMGWKRVCYLGLLLAIQIGSFFLMFDHGSVSLHPDTSAIGWIGLVAGITSILSVVIVANGDVTNYFWGILNNISYIYVSMVSHLYGEVYLNLYFFILQFIGIYQWTAQSLRANKEKDDDEIVTVKELHFKGWLLLTVLVALGWVVFGIFLKHVPFMSSVLDPHPWIDSLSVVVQVFAQALMVMRYGASQWLLWIIANCTELLLWTLNFNPIMLALWIANLINSLYGYYTWTKKLPKEE; the protein is encoded by the coding sequence ATGGAAAAAGTTTCAAGAGCACAAATTATGGGTAAAGGCTTGGCAAAAGTATTTAATCCAGTTGAATTATTTGGTGCAATTTTTAAGATGGGGTGGAAACGAGTCTGTTATTTGGGCTTATTGTTGGCCATTCAGATTGGCTCGTTTTTTTTAATGTTTGATCATGGCAGTGTTTCCCTGCATCCAGATACATCAGCTATTGGCTGGATTGGTTTAGTTGCGGGAATAACCAGTATTTTGAGTGTTGTAATTGTGGCTAACGGTGATGTCACGAATTATTTTTGGGGTATTTTAAATAATATCAGTTATATTTATGTCTCAATGGTGAGCCATTTGTATGGTGAGGTTTACCTTAACCTATATTTTTTTATTTTGCAGTTTATCGGTATTTACCAATGGACAGCGCAAAGCCTGCGTGCAAACAAAGAAAAAGACGATGACGAGATTGTTACCGTTAAGGAACTGCACTTTAAAGGCTGGCTGCTTTTGACTGTCCTGGTGGCACTGGGGTGGGTTGTGTTCGGTATTTTTCTGAAACATGTGCCGTTTATGTCAAGCGTCTTGGACCCCCACCCGTGGATTGATTCATTGAGTGTAGTTGTGCAGGTTTTTGCCCAAGCCTTAATGGTTATGCGCTATGGCGCCAGCCAGTGGCTTTTATGGATTATCGCCAATTGCACCGAGCTGCTTTTGTGGACGCTGAATTTTAACCCAATTATGCTTGCTTTATGGATTGCCAATTTAATTAATTCACTCTATGGTTATTACACTTGGACCAAAAAGCTGCCGAAAGAAGAATAG
- a CDS encoding amidohydrolase family protein, which translates to MTKTVYKNGNLYDGEQEKIQANSYFVVDDETGKITEMGTGSAPAADQTVDLANKYVMPGLINCHDHMIMDPDDPTGGTATDVVRTTVNSLKNLHTMLKSGVTYVRECGSTYDVDITIAHMIDEGKITKVPEVMPSGRPYSMTGGHGDMPNFGHLVDSPDEMRKAVRQGLKKGAKSIKVMATGGVMTKNDFMTDPQLSVAEIHAAVEEAHHKGLIVAAHAEGNPGIMNAIKAGVDSIEHGFYVNDEEIDLMLKQGTYLTPTVVADWAFPTYAEGKVPDWEIKKATDALGDLRKNITHAKERGVKITLGTDAGTPFNDFSMTPIELQLLAEQGFTNYEALRTSVNSAKLMKIDDEYGTLAEGKYADFLVLDEDPLANVKAVAQEDKAVYKKGKRAY; encoded by the coding sequence ATGACAAAAACAGTATATAAAAATGGCAATCTTTATGATGGCGAACAAGAAAAAATTCAAGCAAACAGTTACTTTGTAGTTGATGATGAAACGGGTAAAATTACTGAGATGGGCACCGGCTCCGCTCCTGCAGCTGACCAAACCGTTGACTTGGCTAACAAATATGTTATGCCGGGACTAATTAACTGCCACGACCACATGATCATGGATCCAGATGATCCTACTGGCGGCACTGCTACCGATGTTGTCCGCACAACTGTAAATTCACTGAAAAATTTGCACACAATGCTGAAATCAGGAGTAACCTACGTCCGTGAATGCGGCAGTACATATGACGTTGATATCACAATTGCCCACATGATTGATGAAGGTAAAATTACTAAAGTGCCTGAAGTCATGCCATCAGGTCGGCCTTATTCCATGACCGGCGGCCACGGCGACATGCCGAACTTTGGTCATTTGGTAGACTCACCTGATGAAATGCGCAAAGCCGTTCGTCAGGGCTTAAAGAAGGGTGCCAAATCAATTAAGGTGATGGCAACTGGTGGGGTCATGACTAAAAATGACTTTATGACCGATCCGCAATTAAGCGTCGCAGAAATTCACGCTGCTGTTGAAGAAGCACACCATAAAGGCTTAATTGTTGCAGCACATGCCGAAGGAAATCCTGGAATTATGAATGCAATTAAAGCGGGCGTTGATTCAATTGAACACGGATTCTACGTTAACGATGAAGAAATTGATTTAATGCTGAAACAAGGCACTTATTTGACACCAACGGTTGTTGCTGACTGGGCTTTCCCAACCTACGCTGAAGGAAAAGTGCCTGACTGGGAAATCAAGAAAGCCACCGATGCTCTCGGCGACCTACGTAAGAACATCACCCACGCTAAAGAGCGCGGTGTCAAAATCACCCTGGGAACCGATGCCGGAACACCGTTTAATGACTTTTCGATGACGCCAATTGAATTACAATTATTGGCAGAACAAGGCTTTACAAATTATGAAGCTTTGAGAACGAGCGTTAACTCAGCTAAATTGATGAAGATTGATGACGAATACGGAACCTTAGCAGAAGGCAAATATGCCGACTTCCTTGTTTTGGATGAAGATCCACTGGCTAATGTTAAGGCAGTTGCCCAAGAAGATAAGGCCGTTTACAAGAAAGGCAAACGTGCATATTAA
- a CDS encoding amidohydrolase family protein, with translation MSTLYENCNLFDAANEEMQTDAWLLVDDNGHIGASGKGPAPKADQTVNLQGQYVIPGLINAHTHVMMDPMDNRTAYLSETEATVNAIKNLQILLHNGVTTIRDCGAVFDTDVKLMKLMQQGRVVGPEIVPSGRPMTILGGHGDFPEGDDGKEVWGHLTTCASDMRQAVREEFKHGAKNIKVMATGGVMSPNDRVDDTELTAEELNTAVAEAHSKHMTVASHAQGNRGIQLSLEAGVDSIEHGIFVDEDQMDLMIKQGTCLVPTLNACQCIFDAPKGSIPDYMIKKDVEVKDIFFKNIGKAIKKGVRIVVGTDAGTPFNRFDNGTTTEMQLLVEAGATPLQAVLGATKYAAELLQRPDLGTLTEGKKANFLVLKENPLTNIKAVAQEDKQVYQNGQLVK, from the coding sequence ATGTCTACTTTATACGAAAATTGTAATTTATTTGATGCAGCTAATGAGGAAATGCAAACTGATGCTTGGCTATTAGTTGATGATAACGGCCATATTGGAGCTAGCGGCAAAGGCCCAGCACCCAAAGCCGACCAAACGGTAAACTTGCAGGGGCAATACGTGATTCCAGGACTGATTAACGCACACACACATGTAATGATGGATCCAATGGATAACCGCACAGCCTATCTTTCTGAGACAGAAGCTACCGTCAACGCAATAAAGAATTTGCAGATCTTGCTTCATAATGGGGTCACCACCATTCGTGACTGTGGAGCAGTTTTCGATACTGATGTTAAATTAATGAAGCTAATGCAGCAAGGCAGAGTTGTCGGTCCCGAAATTGTTCCTTCCGGCAGACCAATGACCATTCTTGGCGGCCACGGCGATTTTCCTGAAGGAGACGACGGCAAAGAAGTTTGGGGCCATTTGACAACTTGTGCCAGTGACATGCGGCAAGCAGTGCGCGAAGAGTTTAAGCACGGCGCCAAAAATATCAAAGTCATGGCTACAGGCGGAGTAATGTCACCCAACGACCGTGTCGATGATACTGAACTTACTGCCGAGGAATTAAATACGGCAGTGGCCGAAGCGCACTCAAAACATATGACGGTCGCTTCACATGCTCAGGGAAACCGCGGCATTCAGTTATCGCTTGAAGCCGGTGTTGATTCAATTGAACACGGCATTTTTGTCGATGAAGATCAGATGGATCTAATGATCAAACAAGGAACTTGCCTAGTGCCAACCTTGAATGCTTGTCAATGTATCTTTGATGCCCCAAAGGGTTCAATTCCTGATTACATGATTAAAAAGGATGTTGAAGTTAAAGATATTTTCTTTAAGAATATTGGCAAAGCTATCAAGAAGGGTGTCAGAATTGTTGTCGGTACTGATGCTGGTACCCCATTTAACCGCTTTGACAATGGTACAACTACAGAAATGCAGCTACTCGTTGAAGCCGGCGCTACACCGCTTCAAGCAGTTTTGGGGGCCACTAAATATGCTGCTGAATTGCTTCAGCGTCCTGATCTGGGAACACTGACAGAAGGCAAGAAAGCGAACTTTTTGGTTTTAAAAGAAAACCCGCTGACAAATATTAAAGCCGTTGCCCAAGAAGATAAGCAAGTCTACCAAAACGGACAATTAGTAAAATAA
- a CDS encoding IS110 family transposase, with product MNNLVVVGIDVSSHKSAVCMMLNKQIIKQFNISNDAIGFKQLLAEISFFKEQPQIVFEATGVYSCRLQTFLNQHHYRYTMLNPLKAKLQLNQFRKSKTDQHDARDLAYSQFIYHRAPTYLQDSNYQQLSAMSRFYEQLTHDLIAAKNRLHRVLQFTFPELESLICHPDGLNYWRYVQTFTHPQVVKNLGYEGVMQCLLNFHGIGKQRADRLATKLLKLADKSYPAVAKTAFEVEEARYYAQRLMVLFRQRKEIIQRMSDLANQLPNHDLKILESIPGISEITAVRLLGELGDIRRFRNPNALNAFVGLDLRHYQSGEMELTDHISKRGNPIGRKILYRVIGQMDSVRYSEPCHITNYYEQKKRSSQSKNFKKIAIAAVHKLTRTVYYLIVHDQLYDYSVVKK from the coding sequence ATGAATAACTTAGTAGTTGTTGGAATTGATGTTAGCAGTCATAAATCTGCTGTTTGCATGATGCTCAATAAGCAAATTATTAAGCAGTTTAATATCTCCAATGATGCCATTGGTTTTAAGCAATTGTTGGCTGAAATATCTTTCTTTAAAGAACAACCGCAAATCGTTTTTGAAGCGACAGGTGTTTATTCCTGCAGATTGCAGACTTTTCTTAACCAGCATCATTATCGCTATACCATGCTTAATCCGCTGAAAGCCAAGCTGCAGTTAAATCAATTCAGAAAAAGTAAAACCGATCAGCACGATGCCCGTGACTTAGCTTACTCACAATTCATTTATCACCGCGCACCAACTTATTTACAAGATTCTAATTACCAACAATTAAGTGCAATGAGTCGTTTTTATGAGCAATTAACTCATGATTTAATTGCAGCCAAAAATCGTTTACACCGTGTATTGCAGTTTACCTTTCCCGAACTAGAGTCATTAATCTGCCACCCTGATGGCCTGAATTATTGGCGCTATGTTCAAACTTTCACTCATCCACAAGTTGTTAAGAACTTAGGCTATGAGGGTGTTATGCAGTGCCTGTTAAACTTTCATGGTATCGGTAAACAACGAGCTGATAGGTTAGCAACTAAATTACTTAAACTGGCTGATAAATCCTATCCGGCAGTTGCCAAAACGGCTTTTGAAGTAGAAGAAGCTAGGTATTATGCTCAACGATTAATGGTTTTATTTAGACAGCGCAAGGAAATCATTCAAAGAATGTCTGACTTGGCTAACCAATTACCTAATCATGATTTAAAGATTCTTGAAAGTATTCCTGGAATTTCTGAAATTACGGCGGTAAGACTGCTAGGCGAATTAGGCGACATTAGACGATTCCGCAATCCCAATGCTTTAAATGCCTTTGTCGGTTTAGACTTGCGCCATTATCAGTCAGGTGAAATGGAACTAACTGATCATATTAGTAAACGAGGCAATCCCATTGGTCGTAAGATTCTCTATCGCGTAATTGGGCAAATGGATTCAGTAAGGTATTCTGAACCCTGTCACATTACAAATTATTATGAGCAGAAAAAACGATCTTCTCAAAGTAAAAACTTTAAGAAGATCGCCATCGCAGCAGTCCACAAACTGACCAGGACTGTCTACTATTTGATTGTGCATGACCAATTATATGATTATAGTGTAGTCAAAAAATAA